A genomic segment from Cyprinus carpio isolate SPL01 chromosome A22, ASM1834038v1, whole genome shotgun sequence encodes:
- the LOC109065926 gene encoding coiled-coil domain-containing protein 66-like isoform X1 produces the protein MMNLGDGLLLELENGMPRLVLAKYGAESKSFNKKGSCRIPPRKTTHKIINSKQGPPQPDKAKQEKRSKNTPAVSSVGQNITHGSRMTTAKCRPESTSSEAVRVQSDSSRNDSCIVTRQKESVVCMTQEQFQQILSTISRSTAANAQHDSDTRTHKAEPVASSEENCPGTTGRAEELILDDHNYRHRASQVKTDRQFLSDEQQSGLFSTFGERERERDKLEARKAQWRRELDEQMALKRQQKASLKDPKAHNESCEVRLQDLPDTDGSSTQAAVQTQPELPAAIRSVFIVGEAAPVEDMFNAQRQEQQRRWLQELDKQREEAKLRRQHDKEINSQAEDIERWAVHFDSLHQPSAVGPERRVPDVSSCLSHHRSVSGALSTAWDGMSAFGGDSLGRTSVDNTQGNQQRSSYLRTMTALLDPTQIEERERRKLKQLEHQRAIEAQVEERRHQKEKEEAVRRAQEQEEERRVERERERLQQQYMKDTEQQRHREEVHSRKTEELYLSIQRAQEDALKDKHIQRIRDLAKKGHNVSKLLRSLEGDSVSQALSSEDLPGKSAMPQSQTQRTTPPSTTSPRKDTAVQTEISPPPVNETIRDADKQSPSAAGTCTAPPNGKKSHQGEVKASEKSHSREHMCAALKEVRADPHEPYTRTGRNHRLETRPEWNTQRPSKAFVPASDRYPEALQRHRQESRRQRQRELMTLVERNTRSRTPQQDLLPPANKFNNHKPQAQRLRTSPQLQGENQLQEASAFSAESKVTSPPVPAVKTRVQQPSQQSLYQMTEEMGHLPLLDYVPCMRTDEVYHMDLLAPLSRLSTYEAQQRVDTVMSGYREAPPWVQNDLHPTKSTEQQQAILKGLSELRQGLLQRQRELETSLNPALQTQHRNHFSPF, from the exons ATGATGAATTTGGG TGATGGCCTGTTGTTGGAACTGGAGAATGGCATGCCCAGGCTTGTTCTGGCTAAGTATG GTGCTGAATCAAAGTCTTTTAATAAGAAGGGCTCTTGTCGG ATTCCTCCAAGAAAAACAACGCACAAAATCATCAACTCCAAACAAGGTCCTCCTCAACCAGACAAAGCCAAACaggaaaaaagaagcaaaaacacaCCAGCTGTTAGTTCTGTTGGGCAGAATATCACACACGGATCCAGAATGACCACTGCCAAGTGCAGGCCTGAGAGCACGTCCAGCGAGGCTGTGAGAGTCCAGTCGGACAGCAGCAGGAATGATTCTTGCATAGTCACCCGGCAGAAAGAGAGTGTGGTGTGTATGACACAGGAGCAGTTTCAGCAGATACTGAGCACCATCAGCAGATCAACCGCTGCAAATGCACAGCATGATTCGGACACACGCACCCACAAAG CAGAACCTGTGGCCAGCTCAGAGGAAAACTGTCCTGGAACTACAGGAAGAGCTGAAGAGTTGATCCTGGACGACCATAATTACAGACACAGAGCGTCACAagtaaagacagacagaca GTTTCTCTCAGATGAGCAGCAGTCAGGATTGTTCAGCACATTTGGAGAAAGGGAAAGAGAGCGAGACAAACTGGAAGCCAGAAAAGCTCAGTGGAGGAGAGAGCTAG ATGAGCAGATGGCTCTAAAGAGGCAGCAAAAAGCCAGTCTCAAAGATCCGAAAGCTCACAATGAATCATGTGAAGTGAGGCTGCAAGATCTGCCTGACACA GACGGATCGAGCACACAAGCTGCTGTTCAGACACAGCCAGAGCTTCCTGCTGCCATCCGCTCTGTCTTTATAGTGGGG GAAGCAGCTCCTGTGGAGGACATGTTCAATGCTCAGAGACAGGAGCAGCAGAGACGCTGGTTACAGGAACTGGACAAGCAGAGAGAGGAGGCCAAACTACGCCGACAACACGACAAAGAGATCAACAGCCAG GCTGAGGACATCGAGCGGTGGGCCGTTCATTTTGACTCTCTTCATCAGCCCTCAGCTGTGGGCCCCGAGCGAAGGGTGCCTGACGTGAGCAGCTGTCTGTCACATCATCGCTCCGTCTCTGGAGCGCTGTCCACTGCATGGGACGGCATGAGTGCGTTTGGAGGAGACAGTCTGGGCAGGACCAGTGTTGACAACACTCAGGGAAACCAACAGAGATCCAG TTATCTTCGCACAATGACAGCTTTGCTGGACCCTACTCAGATCGAGGAGCGAGAACGGCGAAAACTCAAACAGCTTGAGCACCAG CGAGCAATCGAGGCTCAGGTAGAGGAGCGCAGAcatcagaaagagaaagaggaggcCGTACGGAGAGCACAGGAACAAGAAGAGGAGAGGAGGGTTGAAAGAGAGCGAGAACGACTCCAGCAGCAGTATATGAAGGACACGGAGcaacagagacacagagag GAGGTGCATTCACGTAAAACAGAGGAGCTGTATCTGAGCATTCAAAGAGCCCAAGAGGACGCTCTTAAAGACAAACACATCCAGAGAATCAGAGACCTGGCAAAGAAAGGCCACAATGTATCCAAACTGCTGCGCAGCCTGGAAGGAGACTCTGTCTCACAGG CCCTCAGCAGTGAAGATTTACCTGGTAAATCAGCCATGCCGCAGAGTCAGACCCAGAGAACGACACCTCCTTCCACAACATCTCCAAGAAAAGACACCGCTGTTCAGACAG AGATCAGTCCTCCGCCTGTGAATGAGACCATTAGAGATGCAGATAAACAATCTCCCAGTGCTGCAGGAACATGCACAGCTCCTCCAAACGGCAAGAAATCCCATCAAGGTGAGGTAAAAGCATCTGAAAAGAGCCACAGCAGAGAGCATATGTGTGCTGCTCTGAAAGAAGTAAGAGCGGACCCTCATGAGCCTTACACACGGACCGGCAGGAACCACAGACTCGAAACAAGGCCAGAGTGGAACACACAGAGACCCAGTAAAGCATTCGTCCCGGCGTCTGACCGGTACCCTGAAGCCCTACAGAGACACAGGCAGGAGAGCAGGAGACAGAGGCAGAGAGAGCTCATGACGCTGGTGGAAAGAAACACACGGTCACGAACACCGCAGCAAGATCTGCTGCCACCAGCAAACAAGTTTAATAATCACAAACCTCAAGCACAGAGACTCAGGACGTCTCCACAACTACAG GGTGAAAATCAACTCCAAGAAGCATCAGCCTTCAGTGCTGAAAG CAAGGTGACGTCTCCTCCCGTTCCTGCAGTAAAGACCCGTGTGCAACAGCCATCACAACAGTCCCTTTACCAAATGACGGAGGAAATGGGGCACCTGCCGTTATTAGACTATGTGCCGTGCATGCGCACAGACGAGGTTTATCACATGGACCTCCTCGCTCCACTGTCCAGACTCTCGACATATGAAGCCCAGCAGAGGGTGGACACAG ttatgagCGGCTACAGGGAGGCGCCGCCTTGGGTCCAGAATGACCTCCACCCTACTAAAAGCACTGAACAACAGCAGGCCATCCTGAAGGGTCTGTCCGAGCTGAGACAG GGTCTGCTGCAGAGACAAAGAGAGCTCGAAACCAGTCTAAACCCCGCACTGCAAACACAACACAGAAACCACTTCTCACCTTTTTGA
- the LOC109065926 gene encoding coiled-coil domain-containing protein 66-like isoform X2, whose amino-acid sequence MMNLGDGLLLELENGMPRLVLAKYGAESKSFNKKGSCRIPPRKTTHKIINSKQGPPQPDKAKQEKRSKNTPAVSSVGQNITHGSRMTTAKCRPESTSSEAVRVQSDSSRNDSCIVTRQKESVVCMTQEQFQQILSTISRSTAANAQHDSDTRTHKEPVASSEENCPGTTGRAEELILDDHNYRHRASQVKTDRQFLSDEQQSGLFSTFGERERERDKLEARKAQWRRELDEQMALKRQQKASLKDPKAHNESCEVRLQDLPDTDGSSTQAAVQTQPELPAAIRSVFIVGEAAPVEDMFNAQRQEQQRRWLQELDKQREEAKLRRQHDKEINSQAEDIERWAVHFDSLHQPSAVGPERRVPDVSSCLSHHRSVSGALSTAWDGMSAFGGDSLGRTSVDNTQGNQQRSSYLRTMTALLDPTQIEERERRKLKQLEHQRAIEAQVEERRHQKEKEEAVRRAQEQEEERRVERERERLQQQYMKDTEQQRHREEVHSRKTEELYLSIQRAQEDALKDKHIQRIRDLAKKGHNVSKLLRSLEGDSVSQALSSEDLPGKSAMPQSQTQRTTPPSTTSPRKDTAVQTEISPPPVNETIRDADKQSPSAAGTCTAPPNGKKSHQGEVKASEKSHSREHMCAALKEVRADPHEPYTRTGRNHRLETRPEWNTQRPSKAFVPASDRYPEALQRHRQESRRQRQRELMTLVERNTRSRTPQQDLLPPANKFNNHKPQAQRLRTSPQLQGENQLQEASAFSAESKVTSPPVPAVKTRVQQPSQQSLYQMTEEMGHLPLLDYVPCMRTDEVYHMDLLAPLSRLSTYEAQQRVDTVMSGYREAPPWVQNDLHPTKSTEQQQAILKGLSELRQGLLQRQRELETSLNPALQTQHRNHFSPF is encoded by the exons ATGATGAATTTGGG TGATGGCCTGTTGTTGGAACTGGAGAATGGCATGCCCAGGCTTGTTCTGGCTAAGTATG GTGCTGAATCAAAGTCTTTTAATAAGAAGGGCTCTTGTCGG ATTCCTCCAAGAAAAACAACGCACAAAATCATCAACTCCAAACAAGGTCCTCCTCAACCAGACAAAGCCAAACaggaaaaaagaagcaaaaacacaCCAGCTGTTAGTTCTGTTGGGCAGAATATCACACACGGATCCAGAATGACCACTGCCAAGTGCAGGCCTGAGAGCACGTCCAGCGAGGCTGTGAGAGTCCAGTCGGACAGCAGCAGGAATGATTCTTGCATAGTCACCCGGCAGAAAGAGAGTGTGGTGTGTATGACACAGGAGCAGTTTCAGCAGATACTGAGCACCATCAGCAGATCAACCGCTGCAAATGCACAGCATGATTCGGACACACGCACCCACAAAG AACCTGTGGCCAGCTCAGAGGAAAACTGTCCTGGAACTACAGGAAGAGCTGAAGAGTTGATCCTGGACGACCATAATTACAGACACAGAGCGTCACAagtaaagacagacagaca GTTTCTCTCAGATGAGCAGCAGTCAGGATTGTTCAGCACATTTGGAGAAAGGGAAAGAGAGCGAGACAAACTGGAAGCCAGAAAAGCTCAGTGGAGGAGAGAGCTAG ATGAGCAGATGGCTCTAAAGAGGCAGCAAAAAGCCAGTCTCAAAGATCCGAAAGCTCACAATGAATCATGTGAAGTGAGGCTGCAAGATCTGCCTGACACA GACGGATCGAGCACACAAGCTGCTGTTCAGACACAGCCAGAGCTTCCTGCTGCCATCCGCTCTGTCTTTATAGTGGGG GAAGCAGCTCCTGTGGAGGACATGTTCAATGCTCAGAGACAGGAGCAGCAGAGACGCTGGTTACAGGAACTGGACAAGCAGAGAGAGGAGGCCAAACTACGCCGACAACACGACAAAGAGATCAACAGCCAG GCTGAGGACATCGAGCGGTGGGCCGTTCATTTTGACTCTCTTCATCAGCCCTCAGCTGTGGGCCCCGAGCGAAGGGTGCCTGACGTGAGCAGCTGTCTGTCACATCATCGCTCCGTCTCTGGAGCGCTGTCCACTGCATGGGACGGCATGAGTGCGTTTGGAGGAGACAGTCTGGGCAGGACCAGTGTTGACAACACTCAGGGAAACCAACAGAGATCCAG TTATCTTCGCACAATGACAGCTTTGCTGGACCCTACTCAGATCGAGGAGCGAGAACGGCGAAAACTCAAACAGCTTGAGCACCAG CGAGCAATCGAGGCTCAGGTAGAGGAGCGCAGAcatcagaaagagaaagaggaggcCGTACGGAGAGCACAGGAACAAGAAGAGGAGAGGAGGGTTGAAAGAGAGCGAGAACGACTCCAGCAGCAGTATATGAAGGACACGGAGcaacagagacacagagag GAGGTGCATTCACGTAAAACAGAGGAGCTGTATCTGAGCATTCAAAGAGCCCAAGAGGACGCTCTTAAAGACAAACACATCCAGAGAATCAGAGACCTGGCAAAGAAAGGCCACAATGTATCCAAACTGCTGCGCAGCCTGGAAGGAGACTCTGTCTCACAGG CCCTCAGCAGTGAAGATTTACCTGGTAAATCAGCCATGCCGCAGAGTCAGACCCAGAGAACGACACCTCCTTCCACAACATCTCCAAGAAAAGACACCGCTGTTCAGACAG AGATCAGTCCTCCGCCTGTGAATGAGACCATTAGAGATGCAGATAAACAATCTCCCAGTGCTGCAGGAACATGCACAGCTCCTCCAAACGGCAAGAAATCCCATCAAGGTGAGGTAAAAGCATCTGAAAAGAGCCACAGCAGAGAGCATATGTGTGCTGCTCTGAAAGAAGTAAGAGCGGACCCTCATGAGCCTTACACACGGACCGGCAGGAACCACAGACTCGAAACAAGGCCAGAGTGGAACACACAGAGACCCAGTAAAGCATTCGTCCCGGCGTCTGACCGGTACCCTGAAGCCCTACAGAGACACAGGCAGGAGAGCAGGAGACAGAGGCAGAGAGAGCTCATGACGCTGGTGGAAAGAAACACACGGTCACGAACACCGCAGCAAGATCTGCTGCCACCAGCAAACAAGTTTAATAATCACAAACCTCAAGCACAGAGACTCAGGACGTCTCCACAACTACAG GGTGAAAATCAACTCCAAGAAGCATCAGCCTTCAGTGCTGAAAG CAAGGTGACGTCTCCTCCCGTTCCTGCAGTAAAGACCCGTGTGCAACAGCCATCACAACAGTCCCTTTACCAAATGACGGAGGAAATGGGGCACCTGCCGTTATTAGACTATGTGCCGTGCATGCGCACAGACGAGGTTTATCACATGGACCTCCTCGCTCCACTGTCCAGACTCTCGACATATGAAGCCCAGCAGAGGGTGGACACAG ttatgagCGGCTACAGGGAGGCGCCGCCTTGGGTCCAGAATGACCTCCACCCTACTAAAAGCACTGAACAACAGCAGGCCATCCTGAAGGGTCTGTCCGAGCTGAGACAG GGTCTGCTGCAGAGACAAAGAGAGCTCGAAACCAGTCTAAACCCCGCACTGCAAACACAACACAGAAACCACTTCTCACCTTTTTGA
- the LOC109065926 gene encoding coiled-coil domain-containing protein 66-like isoform X3, producing the protein MTTAKCRPESTSSEAVRVQSDSSRNDSCIVTRQKESVVCMTQEQFQQILSTISRSTAANAQHDSDTRTHKAEPVASSEENCPGTTGRAEELILDDHNYRHRASQVKTDRQFLSDEQQSGLFSTFGERERERDKLEARKAQWRRELDEQMALKRQQKASLKDPKAHNESCEVRLQDLPDTDGSSTQAAVQTQPELPAAIRSVFIVGEAAPVEDMFNAQRQEQQRRWLQELDKQREEAKLRRQHDKEINSQAEDIERWAVHFDSLHQPSAVGPERRVPDVSSCLSHHRSVSGALSTAWDGMSAFGGDSLGRTSVDNTQGNQQRSSYLRTMTALLDPTQIEERERRKLKQLEHQRAIEAQVEERRHQKEKEEAVRRAQEQEEERRVERERERLQQQYMKDTEQQRHREEVHSRKTEELYLSIQRAQEDALKDKHIQRIRDLAKKGHNVSKLLRSLEGDSVSQALSSEDLPGKSAMPQSQTQRTTPPSTTSPRKDTAVQTEISPPPVNETIRDADKQSPSAAGTCTAPPNGKKSHQGEVKASEKSHSREHMCAALKEVRADPHEPYTRTGRNHRLETRPEWNTQRPSKAFVPASDRYPEALQRHRQESRRQRQRELMTLVERNTRSRTPQQDLLPPANKFNNHKPQAQRLRTSPQLQGENQLQEASAFSAESKVTSPPVPAVKTRVQQPSQQSLYQMTEEMGHLPLLDYVPCMRTDEVYHMDLLAPLSRLSTYEAQQRVDTVMSGYREAPPWVQNDLHPTKSTEQQQAILKGLSELRQGLLQRQRELETSLNPALQTQHRNHFSPF; encoded by the exons ATGACCACTGCCAAGTGCAGGCCTGAGAGCACGTCCAGCGAGGCTGTGAGAGTCCAGTCGGACAGCAGCAGGAATGATTCTTGCATAGTCACCCGGCAGAAAGAGAGTGTGGTGTGTATGACACAGGAGCAGTTTCAGCAGATACTGAGCACCATCAGCAGATCAACCGCTGCAAATGCACAGCATGATTCGGACACACGCACCCACAAAG CAGAACCTGTGGCCAGCTCAGAGGAAAACTGTCCTGGAACTACAGGAAGAGCTGAAGAGTTGATCCTGGACGACCATAATTACAGACACAGAGCGTCACAagtaaagacagacagaca GTTTCTCTCAGATGAGCAGCAGTCAGGATTGTTCAGCACATTTGGAGAAAGGGAAAGAGAGCGAGACAAACTGGAAGCCAGAAAAGCTCAGTGGAGGAGAGAGCTAG ATGAGCAGATGGCTCTAAAGAGGCAGCAAAAAGCCAGTCTCAAAGATCCGAAAGCTCACAATGAATCATGTGAAGTGAGGCTGCAAGATCTGCCTGACACA GACGGATCGAGCACACAAGCTGCTGTTCAGACACAGCCAGAGCTTCCTGCTGCCATCCGCTCTGTCTTTATAGTGGGG GAAGCAGCTCCTGTGGAGGACATGTTCAATGCTCAGAGACAGGAGCAGCAGAGACGCTGGTTACAGGAACTGGACAAGCAGAGAGAGGAGGCCAAACTACGCCGACAACACGACAAAGAGATCAACAGCCAG GCTGAGGACATCGAGCGGTGGGCCGTTCATTTTGACTCTCTTCATCAGCCCTCAGCTGTGGGCCCCGAGCGAAGGGTGCCTGACGTGAGCAGCTGTCTGTCACATCATCGCTCCGTCTCTGGAGCGCTGTCCACTGCATGGGACGGCATGAGTGCGTTTGGAGGAGACAGTCTGGGCAGGACCAGTGTTGACAACACTCAGGGAAACCAACAGAGATCCAG TTATCTTCGCACAATGACAGCTTTGCTGGACCCTACTCAGATCGAGGAGCGAGAACGGCGAAAACTCAAACAGCTTGAGCACCAG CGAGCAATCGAGGCTCAGGTAGAGGAGCGCAGAcatcagaaagagaaagaggaggcCGTACGGAGAGCACAGGAACAAGAAGAGGAGAGGAGGGTTGAAAGAGAGCGAGAACGACTCCAGCAGCAGTATATGAAGGACACGGAGcaacagagacacagagag GAGGTGCATTCACGTAAAACAGAGGAGCTGTATCTGAGCATTCAAAGAGCCCAAGAGGACGCTCTTAAAGACAAACACATCCAGAGAATCAGAGACCTGGCAAAGAAAGGCCACAATGTATCCAAACTGCTGCGCAGCCTGGAAGGAGACTCTGTCTCACAGG CCCTCAGCAGTGAAGATTTACCTGGTAAATCAGCCATGCCGCAGAGTCAGACCCAGAGAACGACACCTCCTTCCACAACATCTCCAAGAAAAGACACCGCTGTTCAGACAG AGATCAGTCCTCCGCCTGTGAATGAGACCATTAGAGATGCAGATAAACAATCTCCCAGTGCTGCAGGAACATGCACAGCTCCTCCAAACGGCAAGAAATCCCATCAAGGTGAGGTAAAAGCATCTGAAAAGAGCCACAGCAGAGAGCATATGTGTGCTGCTCTGAAAGAAGTAAGAGCGGACCCTCATGAGCCTTACACACGGACCGGCAGGAACCACAGACTCGAAACAAGGCCAGAGTGGAACACACAGAGACCCAGTAAAGCATTCGTCCCGGCGTCTGACCGGTACCCTGAAGCCCTACAGAGACACAGGCAGGAGAGCAGGAGACAGAGGCAGAGAGAGCTCATGACGCTGGTGGAAAGAAACACACGGTCACGAACACCGCAGCAAGATCTGCTGCCACCAGCAAACAAGTTTAATAATCACAAACCTCAAGCACAGAGACTCAGGACGTCTCCACAACTACAG GGTGAAAATCAACTCCAAGAAGCATCAGCCTTCAGTGCTGAAAG CAAGGTGACGTCTCCTCCCGTTCCTGCAGTAAAGACCCGTGTGCAACAGCCATCACAACAGTCCCTTTACCAAATGACGGAGGAAATGGGGCACCTGCCGTTATTAGACTATGTGCCGTGCATGCGCACAGACGAGGTTTATCACATGGACCTCCTCGCTCCACTGTCCAGACTCTCGACATATGAAGCCCAGCAGAGGGTGGACACAG ttatgagCGGCTACAGGGAGGCGCCGCCTTGGGTCCAGAATGACCTCCACCCTACTAAAAGCACTGAACAACAGCAGGCCATCCTGAAGGGTCTGTCCGAGCTGAGACAG GGTCTGCTGCAGAGACAAAGAGAGCTCGAAACCAGTCTAAACCCCGCACTGCAAACACAACACAGAAACCACTTCTCACCTTTTTGA